Proteins from a single region of Pseudopedobacter saltans DSM 12145:
- a CDS encoding DASH family cryptochrome: protein MASRTILVWFRNDLRIHDNEILIEATLKSTEIVPVYIFDPRYYTDTSYGTKKTGKLRAQFIIDSVTDLKKSLKALGGDLLVVKGKPEEVLPQLIKEYHVDEVYHHREVASEETDISSAVEDALWKSQVNLKHFIGHTLYHKEDLPFPIKDIPDLFAKFRKKVEREGEIRDPFETPGQISVPDSLASSEVPALEDLGFERSEQLDASIKGGESSGLNRLNEYLWEKDLLKEYKAKRNLLTGFNNNSQLSPWLSLGCISPRKVYWELKRYEHEKGGTDNINLLFNELLFRDFFRFMFKKHSTAYFVDIAQPMSLNAEQQVLFEKWKNGETGIDLVDANMLELKHRGTMAYKGRQTVAAYLISELELPWFYGAAYFEEMLIDYATASNWGNWALFAGIGTPQKEVNPAFNLDKQIKDSDPKGDYIKVWLSELTEFY, encoded by the coding sequence ATGGCGAGTAGAACAATATTAGTTTGGTTTAGGAATGATTTGCGCATTCACGATAATGAAATATTGATAGAGGCGACGCTTAAAAGCACCGAAATAGTTCCGGTTTATATTTTCGACCCAAGATATTATACAGATACTTCTTACGGAACAAAAAAAACAGGTAAACTAAGAGCGCAGTTCATCATAGACAGTGTCACTGATTTGAAAAAGTCATTAAAAGCTCTAGGTGGCGATTTGTTAGTGGTGAAAGGAAAACCAGAAGAAGTTTTGCCTCAACTGATTAAAGAATATCATGTGGATGAAGTTTATCATCACAGAGAAGTGGCTTCCGAAGAGACAGATATCTCATCGGCGGTAGAAGATGCACTTTGGAAATCTCAGGTTAATCTAAAGCATTTTATAGGCCATACATTATATCATAAAGAAGATCTGCCATTTCCCATAAAAGATATCCCCGATTTATTTGCAAAGTTTAGAAAGAAGGTTGAACGGGAAGGAGAAATAAGAGATCCGTTCGAAACACCTGGTCAAATCTCGGTACCCGATAGTTTAGCCAGTTCAGAAGTCCCTGCTCTGGAAGATCTTGGCTTTGAACGATCTGAACAATTAGATGCGTCAATAAAAGGGGGCGAATCTTCCGGATTGAACCGACTAAATGAATATTTATGGGAAAAAGATCTGTTAAAAGAATATAAAGCCAAAAGAAACCTGTTGACAGGATTTAACAACAATTCACAACTTTCACCATGGTTATCTTTGGGATGTATTTCCCCTAGAAAAGTATATTGGGAATTAAAGCGATATGAACATGAAAAAGGAGGTACAGATAATATCAATTTATTATTTAATGAATTGTTATTTAGAGACTTTTTCCGTTTTATGTTCAAAAAGCATAGCACTGCCTATTTTGTAGATATAGCCCAGCCAATGTCATTAAACGCGGAGCAACAGGTTTTATTCGAGAAATGGAAAAATGGCGAAACAGGGATTGATCTGGTTGATGCAAATATGCTGGAATTAAAGCATAGGGGAACCATGGCTTACAAAGGCCGCCAAACAGTTGCAGCATATCTTATTAGCGAATTGGAATTGCCGTGGTTTTATGGAGCTGCCTATTTCGAAGAAATGCTGATAGATTATGCGACTGCAAGTAATTGGGGAAATTGGGCACTTTTTGCAGGCATAGGAACACCACAGAAAGAAGTAAATCCGGCATTCAACTTAGACAAACAGATAAAAGATTCAGATCCAAAAGGCGATTATATCAAAGTTTGGTTATCGGAACTTACGGAATTTTATTAG
- a CDS encoding endonuclease/exonuclease/phosphatase family protein, whose amino-acid sequence MKNLKILIFVLLVSMSSISCGKSAAEPEKDNKPPVEEKSGPTFKVMSYNIHIGNPPSKDASYRDLEAIAQVINIQKPDLVALSEVDNKTKRSGTTVDQAKELGRLTGMYYYFTKAMDYQGGEYGDAVLSKFPIAESKRYELPVTGTGFEPRSLALILVEKEGHKFYFGSTHLDHTSAEDNRVLQANTLVDIIKSLNYPLVLAGDWNALPTSQTINILKKALNPTCTDCPYTFPMNKPDRTIDYIMYKPAEKFKVKSLKVVNETYASDHLPLVVDLEIK is encoded by the coding sequence ATGAAAAATTTAAAGATCTTAATTTTTGTGTTACTGGTTTCCATGTCGTCAATATCATGTGGAAAGAGTGCAGCGGAGCCTGAAAAAGACAATAAACCTCCCGTAGAGGAAAAGTCGGGTCCAACCTTTAAGGTTATGTCTTATAATATCCATATAGGAAACCCGCCTTCCAAAGATGCATCTTATAGAGATTTGGAAGCGATAGCACAGGTTATCAATATTCAGAAGCCGGATCTTGTGGCATTGAGCGAAGTTGATAATAAAACTAAAAGATCTGGTACAACCGTAGATCAGGCGAAAGAACTTGGCCGTTTGACAGGTATGTATTATTATTTTACAAAGGCAATGGACTATCAGGGCGGAGAGTATGGAGATGCTGTTTTATCTAAATTTCCTATAGCAGAAAGCAAGCGATATGAACTTCCTGTTACAGGAACGGGCTTCGAACCGCGTTCTTTGGCGCTGATTTTAGTAGAGAAGGAAGGACATAAATTTTATTTCGGTTCGACACACCTGGACCATACAAGTGCAGAAGATAACAGAGTTTTGCAGGCAAACACCCTGGTTGATATTATAAAATCGTTGAATTATCCGTTAGTATTGGCCGGTGACTGGAATGCCCTGCCTACTTCGCAAACTATCAATATCCTTAAAAAGGCGCTTAATCCAACTTGTACAGACTGCCCGTATACTTTTCCAATGAATAAGCCGGATAGGACAATAGACTATATTATGTATAAGCCTGCAGAGAAATTTAAGGTAAAAAGTTTAAAAGTTGTAAATGAAACTTATGCGTCAGATCATTTGCCTTTGGTAGTGGATCTGGAAATTAAGTAA
- a CDS encoding 6-pyruvoyl trahydropterin synthase family protein: protein MENKIAVFRREQFNAAHRLNNPEWSEAENQRVFGKCNNPNFHGHNYILELKVVGVPDPKTGYVLDMKILSDIIQQEVIKKFDHRNLNLDTEEFKTLNPTAENIAIVIWNLVRPRIDEKLDLFVRLYETERNFVEYPVK from the coding sequence ATGGAAAATAAAATTGCTGTTTTTAGAAGAGAACAATTCAATGCAGCCCATAGACTAAACAATCCGGAATGGTCCGAAGCTGAAAATCAAAGAGTGTTCGGAAAATGTAATAATCCGAACTTTCATGGACACAATTATATTTTGGAGTTAAAAGTGGTAGGAGTTCCTGATCCTAAAACCGGATATGTTTTAGACATGAAAATTTTATCGGATATTATTCAGCAGGAGGTTATCAAAAAATTTGATCATAGAAACTTAAACCTGGATACCGAAGAATTTAAAACTTTAAACCCTACCGCCGAAAATATCGCTATTGTCATTTGGAACCTGGTAAGACCAAGAATAGACGAGAAGCTTGATCTTTTTGTCAGACTTTACGAAACGGAAAGAAATTTTGTAGAATATCCTGTAAAATAA
- a CDS encoding TonB-dependent receptor, with product MVKYIFFFTFLVFSSYGVYAQDSIRIDLGRLSLNKNFTIVRTVKASDLEKIPSHNLTSVLNNYFFGYLLNENEPPVYIIDGSIRQNISGFSIFDIEEVSLIQNASALALNGNTDKRPVMLITTKRTHPNGDGWEVRGEVQMAIQRYKKEKYNYFTSIYNPVTNQYRNRFENDENDIAFYQQYYLSASKQTSRGGLSIAANYQKDKNPDAKTTRAAFFITPADRLRFNVSWDEKLDRNFGIRLYTGYSPDKVVYDEISNIGYTLRSSKKTRLFQTGADLNYTSSIGLTNTLQLGKNWLSTNAESVSETANFGAGINHFFENHFSVFYLRDQLSYSRKIGDLELRPAIDFEYGRINNKQQLEQKSASGLLALETSEFKINNYFLTPQLEINYTRLVSLHSGLVLDFNNYHGADVKKAFPFVGIDFNFLKPTDKVKLQINTSYGKIRKLSEADARYNAPVQFYSVNNGVQQPIFINPDLNIKPLESYQVGALLGYENWGLNFNWNKSRKTVLSDMFSHGENTIINYGTAIANLYTFSLSTGQLKINDFLWRSNIVFNLLKQEADVLVLGNQVVESGTTKAGGWNNRMQYNNISFGLDFSYLLNADIKDYLSAQIPILSVKKENQIQLQHAFLGYNFTTKFQGYFLAKNLWDISGEYFQPHKMYYGMGVSVKY from the coding sequence ATGGTAAAATATATATTTTTCTTCACGTTTTTGGTTTTTTCTTCATACGGAGTATATGCTCAAGATTCTATACGAATAGATTTAGGGCGATTGTCGCTTAATAAGAATTTCACTATTGTAAGAACTGTTAAAGCAAGCGACTTAGAGAAAATACCTTCTCACAATTTGACTTCCGTTTTAAATAATTATTTTTTTGGTTACCTGTTAAACGAAAATGAACCCCCTGTTTATATTATAGATGGTTCTATAAGACAAAATATTAGCGGTTTCAGCATTTTTGATATAGAAGAAGTAAGCCTTATTCAGAACGCATCTGCTTTGGCCTTAAATGGAAATACTGATAAAAGACCGGTTATGTTAATAACCACTAAAAGAACTCATCCAAACGGAGACGGGTGGGAAGTACGTGGCGAGGTGCAAATGGCTATACAGCGATATAAAAAAGAAAAGTATAACTATTTTACAAGTATTTATAACCCGGTAACTAATCAATATCGAAATCGTTTTGAAAATGATGAAAATGATATTGCGTTTTATCAGCAATATTATTTATCAGCATCAAAGCAAACCTCAAGGGGAGGTTTAAGTATTGCAGCAAATTATCAGAAAGATAAAAATCCTGATGCAAAGACGACAAGGGCTGCGTTCTTCATAACACCAGCAGATAGATTAAGGTTTAATGTTTCTTGGGATGAGAAGCTAGATAGGAATTTTGGTATAAGATTATATACTGGATATAGTCCTGATAAAGTTGTATATGATGAAATTTCAAATATAGGTTATACCTTAAGGAGTAGTAAAAAAACGAGACTTTTTCAAACTGGTGCAGACCTGAATTATACTTCTTCTATAGGTTTAACAAATACATTACAGTTAGGGAAAAATTGGCTAAGTACCAATGCTGAAAGTGTATCAGAAACAGCAAACTTTGGAGCAGGAATCAATCATTTTTTTGAAAACCATTTTTCTGTATTTTATTTGAGAGATCAGTTATCCTATTCTAGGAAAATTGGTGATTTAGAATTGCGACCAGCTATAGATTTTGAATATGGCAGAATAAATAATAAACAACAACTGGAACAAAAATCAGCTTCAGGACTTTTAGCATTAGAAACTTCAGAATTTAAAATAAACAATTATTTTTTAACTCCACAACTAGAAATTAATTATACCAGACTAGTTAGTCTACATTCTGGACTGGTACTGGATTTCAATAATTATCATGGAGCAGATGTAAAGAAAGCATTCCCTTTTGTAGGAATAGATTTTAATTTTTTAAAACCTACAGATAAAGTAAAGCTACAGATTAATACATCGTATGGAAAAATAAGAAAATTAAGCGAGGCAGATGCGAGATATAATGCGCCAGTGCAGTTTTATTCTGTAAATAATGGTGTACAGCAGCCCATTTTTATAAATCCTGACTTAAATATAAAACCGTTGGAGAGCTATCAGGTAGGAGCATTGTTGGGTTATGAAAATTGGGGTCTTAATTTCAATTGGAATAAATCCAGAAAGACTGTTTTGTCTGACATGTTTTCTCATGGAGAGAATACGATTATAAATTATGGAACAGCAATAGCAAATTTATATACTTTTTCATTATCTACAGGTCAGTTGAAAATAAATGATTTCCTATGGCGTTCAAATATTGTATTTAACTTGTTGAAACAAGAAGCTGATGTTTTAGTTCTTGGAAATCAAGTAGTCGAAAGTGGAACTACTAAAGCTGGTGGCTGGAACAATAGAATGCAGTATAATAACATATCGTTTGGACTTGATTTTAGTTACTTGCTAAATGCGGATATAAAGGATTATTTATCAGCACAAATTCCAATTCTATCTGTAAAAAAAGAAAACCAGATACAATTACAGCATGCTTTTTTAGGATATAACTTTACCACGAAATTCCAGGGCTATTTTTTAGCTAAAAATTTATGGGATATTAGTGGGGAGTATTTTCAACCCCATAAAATGTACTATGGTATGGGGGTTAGTGTAAAGTACTGA
- a CDS encoding 2-oxoglutarate dehydrogenase E1 component, whose product MDNLSYLSNADSAYIDSLYQSYKENPQSVDFGWQKFFEGFDFGLQSDADGSVPQPVISGATPDHVLKEINVLNMIDGFRTRGHLFTKTNPVRERRKYYPGKELETFGLSDADLDTVFNAGVEIGLGPAKLRDIYQLLNETYCESIGVEYKYMRNPLKFKWFEERIELSRNKPQFDIEKKKRILQKLNQAVVFESFLGTKFLGQKRFSLEGAEALIPALDSVIEKGAELGIEEFTIGMAHRGRLNVLTNIMGKTYKDVFSEFEGKYNKDLPFGGDVKYHLGFSTDVETSSNKKVHLSLCPNPSHLETVAAVVEGITRSKIDMKYGRDYNRIAPIVIHGDASVAGQGLVYEVLQMSKLDAYKTGGTIHLVINNQIGFTTNYKDARSSTYCTDIAKVTLSPVFHVNGDDVEALVYAINMAVEYRQRFHNDVFIDILCYRRYGHNESDEPRFTQPLLYKKIEKHPNPREIYVDKLKAQGAVDANLAKQMDKEFRELLQERLNESKEDPGAPENPTYSGAWSDLRISTAKDLVNSPDTSVDEKTFVQIANKITTLPSDKKFLSKVDRLFSDRKKMIENKSFDWAMGELMAYGTLVNEGRRVRISGQDVERGTFSHRHAVIRVEESEEQYTPLHHVREGQGPFEIYNSHLSEYGVLGFEYGYAMANPYSLTIWEAQFGDFANGAQIVIDQYISSAETKWQRGNGLVMLLPHGYEGQGPEHSSARIERFLELCAEDNMQIVYCSTPAQLFHALRRQLKRDFRKPLVNFSPKSLLRNPKCVSSLDDFTKGKFREVIDDVNVTAKDVKRVAICSGKIYYDLLEEQEKNNRKDVALVRLEQIYPTPFEQLNAIREKYKNAEFYWVQEEPENNGPWPFICRVFRKSNFDFEVISRRASSSPATGFAKQHVAEQNEIISKVFNLEGDKITDSKKAKTK is encoded by the coding sequence ATGGATAATTTGTCATATTTAAGTAACGCAGATTCCGCATATATAGACTCGCTCTATCAATCGTATAAAGAAAATCCGCAATCAGTAGATTTTGGATGGCAAAAGTTTTTTGAAGGCTTTGATTTTGGTTTGCAATCAGATGCTGATGGTTCAGTACCTCAGCCAGTTATTTCAGGAGCAACACCAGACCACGTTTTAAAAGAAATTAACGTTTTAAATATGATCGATGGTTTTAGAACCAGAGGTCACTTGTTTACAAAAACCAATCCGGTTAGAGAAAGAAGAAAATATTATCCGGGTAAAGAATTAGAAACATTCGGTTTAAGCGATGCAGACTTAGATACAGTATTCAATGCTGGTGTCGAAATCGGTTTAGGACCTGCCAAACTTCGTGATATTTATCAGTTACTAAACGAGACTTATTGCGAATCTATCGGCGTAGAATATAAATATATGCGTAATCCACTTAAATTTAAGTGGTTTGAAGAACGTATAGAACTTTCTCGAAATAAACCTCAGTTTGATATCGAGAAGAAAAAGAGAATTCTTCAGAAATTAAATCAGGCTGTTGTTTTCGAGAGCTTTTTAGGTACTAAGTTTTTAGGGCAAAAAAGATTCTCTTTGGAGGGAGCTGAAGCATTGATTCCTGCTTTGGATTCGGTTATCGAAAAAGGAGCCGAGTTAGGTATAGAAGAGTTTACTATAGGTATGGCACACCGTGGTCGTTTGAACGTTTTAACAAACATTATGGGGAAAACCTATAAAGATGTATTCTCGGAATTTGAAGGAAAATATAATAAAGATCTGCCTTTCGGTGGAGACGTTAAATATCATTTAGGTTTTTCTACAGATGTAGAAACTTCATCTAATAAAAAAGTACACTTAAGCCTTTGTCCAAACCCTTCGCATTTAGAGACCGTAGCAGCGGTAGTTGAAGGTATTACCAGATCGAAAATCGATATGAAATACGGTAGAGATTACAATAGAATCGCGCCTATCGTTATTCATGGTGATGCTTCTGTAGCTGGTCAGGGATTGGTTTACGAAGTGTTACAGATGTCTAAATTGGATGCCTATAAAACAGGCGGAACAATCCATTTGGTAATCAATAATCAAATAGGATTTACTACAAACTACAAAGATGCAAGGTCTTCAACCTATTGTACAGATATTGCAAAAGTAACGTTGTCTCCGGTATTCCATGTTAATGGAGATGATGTTGAAGCACTGGTTTACGCAATTAATATGGCTGTAGAGTATCGTCAGCGTTTCCATAACGATGTATTTATTGATATTCTTTGCTATAGAAGATATGGTCATAACGAATCTGATGAGCCACGTTTCACACAGCCTTTGTTATATAAGAAAATTGAAAAACATCCAAATCCAAGAGAGATTTATGTAGATAAATTGAAAGCACAGGGGGCAGTAGACGCTAATCTGGCAAAACAAATGGATAAGGAGTTTAGAGAATTACTGCAAGAGCGTTTAAACGAGTCTAAAGAAGATCCGGGAGCTCCTGAAAATCCAACTTATTCTGGTGCCTGGAGCGATTTGAGAATATCTACAGCTAAAGATTTAGTTAATTCTCCGGATACCAGCGTTGACGAAAAGACGTTCGTACAGATTGCGAATAAAATTACAACCCTGCCTTCTGATAAGAAATTCCTTTCTAAAGTAGACCGCTTATTCTCCGACAGAAAGAAAATGATTGAGAATAAATCATTCGACTGGGCAATGGGCGAGTTGATGGCTTATGGAACTTTGGTTAACGAAGGTAGAAGAGTTAGAATTTCTGGTCAGGATGTTGAAAGAGGAACGTTTTCTCATAGACACGCGGTAATTCGTGTAGAAGAATCAGAAGAGCAATATACACCATTGCATCATGTTAGAGAAGGTCAGGGACCATTTGAAATATACAATTCTCATTTATCAGAATACGGTGTCTTAGGTTTTGAATACGGATATGCTATGGCTAATCCTTATTCTCTGACTATCTGGGAAGCACAATTTGGAGATTTTGCTAACGGGGCACAAATTGTTATCGACCAGTATATTTCTTCTGCCGAAACAAAATGGCAAAGAGGAAATGGTCTGGTAATGTTGTTGCCACATGGTTATGAAGGGCAAGGCCCGGAACACTCATCCGCTAGGATCGAGCGCTTTTTGGAACTTTGTGCAGAGGATAATATGCAAATAGTTTACTGCTCAACTCCGGCACAGTTGTTTCATGCATTACGCAGACAGTTGAAGAGAGATTTCCGTAAACCATTAGTCAACTTCTCGCCTAAATCATTATTAAGAAATCCAAAATGTGTATCATCTCTGGATGATTTTACAAAAGGAAAATTCAGGGAAGTTATTGATGATGTGAATGTAACCGCTAAAGATGTAAAACGAGTTGCAATCTGTTCAGGAAAAATCTATTATGATCTATTGGAAGAACAGGAAAAAAACAACAGGAAAGATGTTGCTTTGGTTAGGTTGGAGCAAATTTACCCTACTCCGTTCGAGCAATTGAACGCAATTCGTGAAAAATATAAAAATGCCGAGTTCTACTGGGTACAAGAGGAACCAGAAAACAATGGACCTTGGCCATTTATTTGTCGTGTTTTCAGAAAATCAAATTTTGATTTTGAAGTAATTTCCAGAAGAGCGAGCAGTAGCCCGGCAACTGGATTTGCGAAACAACACGTGGCAGAGCAAAACGAAATCATTTCTAAAGTGTTTAACTTAGAAGGGGATAAAATAACAGATAGCAAAAAAGCTAAAACAAAATAG
- a CDS encoding Gfo/Idh/MocA family protein, with the protein MDRRRFIRNSTIVAGTTILPSGILFARDKGNVKLGYIGVGLRGRNHIKEGLLRDDVEIVAICDTQESSLKLCREQFTKAGKALPKEYTGGLDAYKKLLERKDIDAVIISTPWQFHRDQAVDAMNAGKYVGCEVIAGLTVQDHWDIVNASEKTGIPYMTLENVCYRRDVMAVLNMVRAGEFGELVHLEGGYQHDLRDVLFNDGKNFYGHGVEFGADKSIGEAQWRTQYNIDVDGDLYPTHGLGPVMNYIDINRGNRLTNMVSFSSKARGLADYVNKKSPGHPNAKINYKNGDIVTTLINCANGETISLTHDTHLPRPYSIGFRVQGTNGLWMDVAKSIHIEGKSKPHTWDSTKEWFEKYDHPLWKKYVDLAQGAGHGGMDWFVFNAFVQAVKQKRQTPIDVYDSVTMSVIFPLSVKSLQEGNSSQDIPDFTKGKWKNRKNTFALDDSGF; encoded by the coding sequence ATGGATAGAAGAAGATTTATAAGAAACAGTACAATAGTGGCTGGAACAACGATTCTGCCTTCCGGAATTTTATTTGCTAGAGATAAAGGCAATGTGAAATTAGGCTACATAGGTGTTGGTTTAAGAGGGAGAAATCATATCAAAGAAGGCTTACTAAGAGATGATGTTGAAATTGTAGCCATTTGCGATACACAGGAAAGTTCCTTAAAACTATGTCGGGAACAGTTTACAAAGGCAGGTAAGGCGTTACCTAAAGAATATACCGGCGGTTTGGATGCCTATAAAAAGCTATTGGAAAGGAAAGATATTGATGCAGTAATTATTTCTACGCCATGGCAATTTCATAGAGATCAGGCTGTAGATGCTATGAATGCAGGTAAATATGTTGGATGCGAAGTTATAGCGGGTTTAACTGTTCAGGATCACTGGGATATCGTTAATGCTTCTGAAAAAACGGGCATTCCATATATGACTCTTGAAAACGTTTGTTACAGACGGGATGTGATGGCTGTTTTAAATATGGTTAGAGCAGGAGAATTTGGTGAATTGGTTCACCTAGAAGGAGGCTATCAACATGACCTAAGGGATGTGCTTTTTAACGATGGTAAAAACTTTTATGGACACGGTGTAGAATTTGGTGCTGATAAGTCCATAGGAGAAGCTCAATGGCGTACGCAATACAATATAGATGTCGATGGTGATTTATATCCTACGCATGGATTAGGTCCTGTTATGAACTATATTGATATTAATAGAGGAAACCGGTTGACGAATATGGTGTCTTTTTCGTCGAAAGCGCGTGGTTTAGCCGATTATGTAAATAAGAAATCTCCAGGACATCCGAATGCTAAAATAAACTATAAGAACGGAGATATTGTAACTACACTGATTAACTGTGCAAACGGAGAAACAATCAGTTTAACTCACGATACGCATTTACCGCGTCCGTATTCCATTGGTTTTAGGGTACAGGGTACAAACGGGCTATGGATGGATGTTGCAAAATCGATTCATATAGAGGGAAAATCAAAACCTCATACCTGGGATTCTACCAAAGAATGGTTCGAAAAATACGATCATCCACTTTGGAAAAAATATGTCGATCTCGCTCAGGGAGCGGGACATGGAGGAATGGATTGGTTCGTATTTAATGCTTTTGTACAGGCTGTTAAACAAAAAAGACAAACACCAATTGATGTGTATGATTCTGTAACAATGAGCGTAATATTTCCACTTTCTGTAAAATCATTACAAGAAGGAAATTCATCGCAGGATATACCTGATTTTACAAAAGGCAAATGGAAGAATAGAAAGAATACATTTGCTTTGGATGACTCAGGTTTTTAA
- a CDS encoding beta-N-acetylhexosaminidase, translating to MKRVRVFLLIIFPLYLKAQYKNSDLPLIPRPLEVTKQQGTFLLNNQVSINLISKDTDLKNVGAYLSEILRDDYGVKLSNSSNRAIRFELDPQIPNQEGYVLKINPQLVSIKSKSAAGAFLAVQTLRQLIPIGQKDKIEIPAISIKDEPRFAHRGVMLDVGRYYFPVSFIKKYIDVLAAYKINKFHMHLTEDGGWRMEIKKYPKLQEISAWRDSTVVGHVSDKPRKYDGKRHGGYYTQEELRDLVKYAQQRFITIIPEIDMPGHTLSVLAAYPEFSCFPDRKYQVLTAWGIQKDILCPKENTFRFVEDVLTEVMDVFPSKYIHIGGDEAWKDNWKVCPHCQNLIKTEGLKDEHGLQSYFIKRVEKFVSSKGRAIIGWDEILEGGLAPNATVMSWRGEKGGIEAAKMGHNVIMSPNHYMYLDYYQTPEMRKREPVAIGSYLPLETVYSYNPLPKSLSKEEQKHILGVQAHIWSEYIPNGNHAEHMTFPRVLAMAEVGWTQQEKKDYSDFIKRLKTASKFLDYKQINYARYFLDQY from the coding sequence ATGAAACGTGTACGTGTTTTCTTGTTAATCATATTTCCTTTATATCTCAAAGCACAATATAAGAATAGCGATTTACCTTTAATACCCCGGCCACTGGAAGTAACAAAGCAGCAGGGCACATTTTTACTTAATAATCAGGTTTCGATAAATCTCATATCGAAAGATACAGACTTAAAAAACGTTGGAGCTTATCTTTCGGAAATACTTAGGGATGATTATGGGGTTAAATTGTCTAATAGTAGCAATCGAGCTATAAGATTTGAGCTTGATCCTCAAATTCCGAATCAGGAAGGTTATGTGTTAAAGATAAATCCCCAATTGGTTTCTATCAAATCAAAAAGTGCTGCGGGTGCTTTTTTGGCAGTGCAAACCCTTCGCCAATTAATACCAATCGGGCAAAAGGATAAAATAGAAATACCAGCAATATCAATAAAGGACGAGCCTCGGTTTGCGCATCGGGGAGTAATGTTAGACGTAGGACGTTATTATTTTCCGGTATCGTTTATTAAAAAATATATTGATGTACTGGCTGCCTATAAAATTAATAAGTTCCATATGCACCTGACAGAAGATGGAGGCTGGCGTATGGAAATCAAGAAATATCCGAAACTTCAGGAAATCTCTGCGTGGAGAGACAGTACCGTTGTAGGCCATGTGAGTGACAAACCGCGGAAATACGATGGAAAAAGGCATGGAGGTTACTATACGCAGGAAGAACTCAGGGATTTAGTGAAGTATGCTCAGCAGCGCTTTATTACGATTATTCCCGAAATCGATATGCCGGGACATACGCTTTCTGTACTGGCTGCTTACCCGGAATTCAGCTGTTTTCCCGATCGGAAATATCAGGTGCTTACTGCCTGGGGTATCCAAAAAGATATTCTGTGTCCAAAAGAAAATACTTTTAGGTTTGTTGAAGATGTGCTGACTGAGGTAATGGATGTTTTTCCGTCGAAATATATTCATATAGGTGGAGATGAGGCATGGAAAGATAACTGGAAGGTTTGCCCACATTGCCAAAACCTGATAAAAACAGAAGGGCTTAAAGATGAACATGGCTTACAAAGTTATTTTATTAAAAGAGTAGAGAAGTTTGTGAGTTCAAAAGGACGAGCTATAATTGGATGGGATGAAATATTAGAGGGTGGTTTGGCGCCCAATGCAACAGTAATGTCGTGGCGCGGAGAAAAAGGAGGGATAGAAGCAGCGAAAATGGGACACAATGTAATTATGTCTCCAAACCATTATATGTACCTGGATTATTATCAAACCCCCGAAATGAGAAAAAGAGAGCCTGTCGCGATAGGTAGTTATCTGCCATTAGAGACGGTTTATTCTTATAATCCTTTACCAAAAAGCTTGAGTAAAGAAGAACAAAAACATATTTTAGGTGTGCAGGCTCACATTTGGTCAGAATATATACCAAATGGCAATCATGCAGAACATATGACTTTCCCTCGCGTTTTGGCAATGGCGGAAGTGGGCTGGACCCAACAGGAAAAGAAAGACTATTCGGATTTTATAAAGCGACTTAAAACGGCAAGCAAATTTCTGGATTATAAGCAGATAAATTATGCCCGATACTTTTTAGATCAGTACTAA